One Candidatus Sulfurimonas baltica DNA segment encodes these proteins:
- a CDS encoding PAS domain S-box protein, with product MRVTTKLTALLLVAGLLPFISMTYINYKSSVKDITKEVTKNLSSSIKYRTKVMNRYAKNLKKSVELDSTSPLLNSILTDSDNFSKSLENKKSLQDFLAHQVKVHSLVNTFIISLSGDIIESAIPNIDFLTNLNDESCIDSELAKSFHKVLKERKSYISDFGYHKTSKKPSAFIISPIFSDSKIIGALGFQINIDELYSIIGDYDGLGETGEIIIASKVADKALFLNPLRNDPSAAFKRYVEIDSAYGLPIQQAVNSGNSSGIFYDYKHNEVIATWGYIPELRIGMVFKVDTKEAYDDIVKLKNSTILLGLIALSIYLYIVWLIRKMIYSLESKREQYEFGIMGTNDGLWDWNLKNNSIYFSPRWKEILGYKDDELTNEFSSWEEKIHPEDKQQALKDVEASLVKEGVGFKNTHRLKHKDGHWIWVLGRAKVLFDENGKASRMVGFETDITENKEKEEQIAKIGTLLTNIINSSDNLIFVKDENFKYIECNTAFEEFAEKTREEILGRSDYELFDKKIADFFRAKDEKVIKSNKSEYNHEWVTYPNGEKVYLLTVKTILHNEKGESAGLVGNSIDMTREHETQREIYKLKSTIERSPVSIVMTDEKGLIQYVNQNYSKVTGYSIKELIGQNLRIFKSGFTSDEEYAKMWRVINDGKVWSGDFKNVAKDGSFFWENTTIMPSFSEDGKVNGFIAIKLETTEKQYMQEALKSQEEIMIAQSRHAAMGEMISMIAHQWRQPISVIAMGANNILADIELDMVDINNLEIGAKGIIKQTQELSNTIDDFRHFFRPGKTLENILPQNILEDALGVIGKSLQNNNIEIIQEVHNAKEITTHSRELMQVLINILNNAKEALIESGVKEKKIFTLINDKKESLLIKICDNAGGIKEDIINKIFDPYFSTKEENVGTGLGLYMGKTIIEKHLGGTIEVINQSDTEGRVIGACFLIKLPYNRK from the coding sequence TATATAAACTACAAGTCATCAGTAAAAGACATTACGAAAGAAGTAACAAAAAACTTAAGTTCATCTATTAAGTATAGAACCAAGGTTATGAATAGATATGCCAAAAACCTTAAAAAAAGTGTAGAATTAGATTCAACTTCTCCTCTCCTAAACTCTATCCTGACAGACTCTGATAATTTTTCAAAAAGTTTAGAAAATAAAAAATCACTTCAAGATTTTCTGGCACATCAAGTTAAGGTACATAGCCTTGTTAATACGTTCATTATCTCATTGTCAGGTGACATAATAGAGAGTGCTATACCAAATATTGATTTTCTTACAAACTTAAATGATGAATCTTGCATAGACAGTGAACTTGCAAAAAGTTTTCATAAAGTTTTAAAAGAGAGAAAAAGTTATATTTCAGATTTTGGCTACCATAAAACTTCCAAAAAACCATCAGCATTTATAATCTCTCCTATCTTCAGCGACTCTAAGATAATAGGAGCTCTTGGTTTTCAAATAAATATTGATGAACTATACTCCATTATAGGAGATTATGACGGATTAGGAGAGACAGGTGAGATTATCATTGCATCAAAAGTTGCAGATAAAGCACTTTTTTTAAATCCTCTGAGAAATGATCCCTCAGCTGCATTTAAACGCTACGTAGAGATAGACTCTGCTTATGGATTGCCTATACAACAAGCTGTAAATTCAGGAAACAGCAGTGGAATATTTTATGACTATAAACATAATGAGGTTATAGCTACATGGGGGTACATTCCTGAACTTAGAATAGGTATGGTTTTTAAGGTAGATACTAAAGAGGCTTATGATGATATTGTAAAATTAAAAAACAGTACCATCTTGCTTGGCTTAATTGCACTTAGTATATATCTTTATATTGTATGGCTTATTAGAAAAATGATTTACTCGCTAGAGTCCAAACGTGAACAGTATGAATTTGGCATAATGGGGACAAATGATGGGTTATGGGACTGGAATCTAAAAAATAATTCAATTTATTTTTCACCTAGATGGAAAGAGATACTTGGGTATAAAGATGATGAACTCACAAATGAATTCTCTTCTTGGGAAGAAAAAATCCATCCTGAAGACAAACAACAAGCCCTTAAAGATGTTGAGGCAAGTTTAGTTAAAGAAGGTGTTGGTTTCAAAAACACACACCGCTTAAAACATAAAGATGGTCACTGGATTTGGGTACTTGGTCGTGCTAAAGTTTTGTTTGACGAGAATGGCAAAGCTTCTCGTATGGTTGGCTTTGAGACTGATATAACAGAGAACAAGGAAAAAGAGGAACAAATAGCTAAAATAGGAACTCTCCTTACTAACATAATCAACTCTTCTGATAATCTAATCTTTGTTAAGGACGAAAACTTTAAGTATATAGAGTGCAACACTGCCTTTGAAGAATTTGCGGAAAAAACAAGAGAAGAAATTTTAGGTAGAAGTGATTACGAACTGTTTGACAAAAAGATTGCCGATTTTTTTAGAGCCAAAGATGAGAAGGTAATAAAATCAAACAAGTCAGAATACAATCATGAATGGGTCACATATCCTAACGGGGAAAAAGTTTACTTACTTACGGTAAAAACTATACTTCACAATGAAAAAGGTGAATCGGCAGGTCTTGTAGGAAATTCCATTGACATGACAAGAGAACATGAGACACAACGTGAAATATATAAACTCAAATCAACAATTGAGAGAAGTCCTGTCTCTATAGTTATGACAGATGAAAAAGGTCTAATTCAATATGTGAATCAAAACTACAGCAAAGTTACAGGATACTCCATAAAAGAGCTTATAGGACAAAACCTAAGAATATTTAAATCAGGCTTTACTAGTGATGAAGAGTATGCAAAGATGTGGAGAGTCATTAATGATGGAAAAGTATGGTCTGGAGATTTTAAAAACGTTGCTAAAGATGGCTCTTTTTTTTGGGAAAACACAACAATAATGCCCTCCTTCAGTGAAGATGGTAAAGTAAACGGATTTATAGCTATTAAACTTGAAACAACAGAAAAACAGTATATGCAAGAGGCTCTAAAAAGCCAGGAAGAGATTATGATTGCCCAGTCTCGCCACGCTGCGATGGGTGAGATGATAAGCATGATAGCACACCAGTGGAGACAGCCTATAAGTGTGATTGCTATGGGAGCAAACAATATTTTAGCTGATATAGAGCTAGACATGGTTGATATAAATAATCTTGAGATTGGTGCAAAAGGGATAATAAAGCAAACTCAAGAGCTCTCAAATACCATTGATGATTTTAGACACTTCTTTAGACCGGGAAAAACACTGGAAAATATTTTGCCACAAAATATTCTTGAAGATGCTTTGGGTGTGATTGGAAAATCTTTACAAAATAACAATATTGAAATTATTCAAGAAGTTCATAATGCTAAAGAGATTACAACTCACTCCAGAGAGCTAATGCAGGTTCTTATAAATATACTCAACAACGCAAAAGAGGCACTGATTGAAAGTGGTGTTAAAGAGAAGAAAATATTTACCCTTATTAATGATAAAAAAGAGAGTCTGCTTATAAAAATTTGTGACAACGCTGGAGGGATAAAAGAGGATATAATA